In one Agathobacter rectalis ATCC 33656 genomic region, the following are encoded:
- a CDS encoding polysaccharide deacetylase family protein, with product MSEYRAYMQNTKLHNGTKRKKRRHRFLFGVLLSALLITGALYGREYDISQLKNIEVMETLSSAVSQFGDRKLPVYSVQTTEKKIALSFDCAWGAEDFDSMMETLDKHNVKATFFMTGGFVSDNPECVKTLVEKGHEPGNHSEHHYDMATITAGEMKTEIMDVHKKVKELTGKDMKVFRPPYGSYNNELIDTVYGCDYYPIQWDVDSLDWKNYGVQNIIDTVCNHKSLDCGSIILCHLGAKYTSQALDEMLTKLQDMGYEIVPVSKLIMNEGYHMDANGMQIKD from the coding sequence ATGAGTGAATACAGAGCATACATGCAAAATACAAAACTACATAATGGGACAAAACGAAAGAAACGCCGACACAGATTCCTTTTTGGAGTGCTGCTGTCGGCGCTTCTTATTACAGGCGCTTTATATGGCAGAGAGTATGACATATCGCAGCTGAAAAATATAGAGGTGATGGAGACACTTAGCAGTGCTGTGAGTCAGTTCGGAGACAGAAAGCTGCCTGTATATTCGGTTCAGACAACGGAAAAAAAGATAGCCCTTTCATTTGACTGTGCCTGGGGAGCAGAGGATTTTGACAGTATGATGGAGACACTTGACAAGCACAACGTAAAGGCTACATTTTTTATGACAGGAGGGTTTGTGAGTGATAATCCTGAATGTGTAAAGACGCTGGTTGAAAAAGGGCATGAGCCCGGAAATCACAGTGAGCACCACTATGATATGGCAACAATCACGGCAGGCGAGATGAAGACGGAGATAATGGATGTGCACAAAAAGGTCAAGGAGCTGACCGGAAAGGATATGAAGGTATTCAGACCGCCATACGGCTCGTACAACAATGAACTGATTGACACAGTTTATGGCTGTGACTATTATCCAATCCAGTGGGATGTGGATTCGCTCGACTGGAAAAACTATGGTGTGCAAAACATCATAGATACAGTGTGCAATCACAAAAGCCTGGATTGTGGCTCGATAATACTCTGCCATCTAGGCGCCAAATACACCTCGCAGGCACTCGATGAAATGCTCACGAAGCTGCAGGACATGGGCTATGAGATAGTTCCGGTATCAAAGCTGATCATGAATGAAGGCTATCATATGGATGCAAACGGTATGCAGATCAAGGACTGA
- a CDS encoding 5'-methylthioadenosine/adenosylhomocysteine nucleosidase: MTIGVIGAMQMEVDDLKAQMTDTQTEVYSGVEFVEGKIGDQYVVAAKCGIGKVFAAICAETMILKYDVDMIVNIGVAGTLTKDLNVLDVAVATNVLQHDMDTSPIGDPKGLLSGINMILLPADTKMVELMCSCLADRNIHYKKGNIATGDQFIATKEQKDYISNTFDAIAAEMEGGSIGHVCYVNNVPFAILRSISDGDGGETDYQTFAEKAAHQSIEVVLEFIGRAEELK; encoded by the coding sequence ATGACAATAGGTGTAATTGGTGCAATGCAGATGGAGGTCGATGACCTAAAGGCTCAGATGACAGACACACAGACAGAGGTTTACAGCGGTGTGGAGTTTGTTGAGGGTAAAATCGGTGATCAGTATGTAGTTGCGGCAAAATGCGGAATAGGAAAGGTATTTGCGGCAATATGTGCAGAGACCATGATTTTGAAATATGATGTAGATATGATTGTCAATATCGGAGTGGCTGGTACTTTGACAAAGGACTTAAATGTGCTTGACGTGGCAGTAGCCACAAACGTGCTGCAGCACGATATGGATACATCGCCAATCGGAGATCCGAAGGGACTTCTTTCAGGCATCAATATGATTCTGCTTCCGGCAGATACAAAAATGGTGGAGCTCATGTGCTCATGCTTAGCTGACAGGAATATCCACTACAAAAAGGGCAATATCGCAACAGGAGATCAGTTTATTGCCACAAAGGAGCAGAAGGATTATATTTCGAATACCTTTGATGCAATCGCAGCAGAGATGGAGGGAGGCAGCATCGGTCATGTGTGCTATGTGAACAATGTGCCATTTGCTATTCTTCGTTCAATATCAGACGGCGATGGCGGCGAGACAGACTACCAGACCTTTGCGGAGAAGGCTGCGCATCAGTCGATTGAGGTAGTGCTTGAGTTTATCGGAAGGGCAGAAGAACTGAAATAG
- a CDS encoding S-ribosylhomocysteine lyase, producing MERIKSFTINHNILKPGFYISRKDGEIVTYDLRTRKPNAGDYMSNSAMHSVEHMFATCVRNSEIADDVVYFGPMGCQTGFYLVVRDVEPGKVFEITKEVLKQILEYDGPVFGASAIECGHYENLSLDEAKKECRAYLKVLESQTNMEFTYPQ from the coding sequence ATGGAAAGAATTAAAAGCTTTACAATCAATCATAATATTCTTAAACCTGGATTTTATATTTCAAGAAAAGACGGAGAAATCGTTACATACGACCTTCGTACAAGAAAACCTAATGCAGGAGATTATATGTCCAATTCAGCTATGCACTCAGTGGAGCATATGTTTGCGACATGTGTGAGAAACTCTGAGATTGCAGATGATGTGGTATATTTTGGACCGATGGGATGTCAGACAGGCTTCTATCTCGTAGTGAGGGATGTCGAGCCGGGAAAGGTTTTTGAAATCACCAAAGAGGTCTTAAAGCAGATACTTGAGTATGATGGACCGGTGTTTGGTGCATCAGCCATAGAGTGCGGACATTACGAGAATCTGTCACTTGACGAGGCAAAGAAGGAGTGTCGTGCATATCTTAAGGTGCTTGAGAGTCAGACAAATATGGAGTTTACTTATCCACAGTAA
- the pepF gene encoding oligoendopeptidase F — translation MSEKRLQKRDEISDEYKWKLEDMYETDELWEAECEKASQIAEKLSGFKGHLADSAATLLDFFKKQDELSYYLERIVVYANERSHQDTAVSKYQAYVSKAETLTVQASGALAFASPEILQIDDKRLESFYSESNELMHYKRAIDEIMRQKEHTLSAAEENILAQCGEMAAAPENIFSMFNNADIKFPYITDVEGNKIRITHGNFIDFLSSKDRSLRKQVFRGVYDSYKKWSNTVSMMYISKLKNDTFYARVRKYDSARTMYLSGGDIPESVYDNLIETVHAHLPALHRYMALRKKLLGVEHLHMYDLFAPIVDNVQTTYTYDEAKKLVAKALEPMGDEYVSTLKAGMESGWIDVYENENKRSGAYSWGAYGTHPYVLLNYADNLDSVFTLAHEMGHAMHTYYSNEHQSITYAGYLIFVAEVASTCNESLLMHYMLEHCEDENERKYLMTHFLDGFRTTLFRQAQFAEFEHIAHRKMQKGEPVTKDVLNELWYELNVQYYGPDMRVDDEISYEWMRIPHFYTPYYVYQYSTGYSAAVAFSKKILEEGKPAVDKYIGNFLCGGCSKNPIELLKSAGVDMSTPKPVDDALNVFEDYLKQFETATK, via the coding sequence ATGAGTGAGAAAAGGCTTCAAAAGAGAGATGAAATCTCAGATGAGTACAAATGGAAGCTTGAGGATATGTATGAGACAGATGAGCTGTGGGAGGCTGAGTGTGAAAAAGCGTCACAGATTGCAGAAAAGCTATCTGGATTTAAGGGACATCTGGCCGACAGTGCAGCAACGCTGCTTGATTTTTTTAAGAAGCAGGATGAGCTGTCTTATTATTTGGAGCGTATAGTGGTCTATGCGAATGAGCGCTCACATCAGGACACTGCTGTGTCGAAATATCAGGCATATGTGTCAAAGGCAGAGACACTGACTGTTCAGGCATCAGGTGCGCTGGCATTTGCGAGTCCGGAGATTTTGCAGATAGATGATAAAAGGCTTGAGAGCTTTTACAGTGAGAGCAATGAGCTTATGCACTATAAGCGTGCGATTGATGAGATAATGCGTCAGAAAGAGCATACCTTATCGGCTGCAGAGGAGAATATCCTGGCACAGTGCGGTGAGATGGCTGCAGCACCGGAGAATATATTCAGCATGTTCAACAACGCGGATATCAAATTCCCGTATATCACTGATGTCGAGGGAAATAAAATCCGTATCACGCATGGCAATTTCATAGATTTTTTAAGCAGCAAGGACAGAAGCCTGCGCAAGCAGGTGTTCCGTGGAGTGTATGATTCGTACAAGAAGTGGAGCAATACTGTTTCCATGATGTACATCAGCAAGCTGAAAAATGACACTTTTTATGCAAGGGTAAGAAAATATGACAGCGCAAGGACCATGTATTTATCAGGTGGTGATATTCCTGAGAGTGTCTATGACAATCTGATCGAGACGGTTCACGCACATCTACCGGCTCTGCACAGGTACATGGCGCTTAGGAAGAAGCTTTTAGGTGTGGAGCATCTGCATATGTATGATTTGTTTGCACCGATTGTGGACAATGTACAGACCACCTACACCTATGATGAGGCGAAAAAGCTTGTGGCAAAGGCGCTTGAGCCTATGGGCGATGAGTATGTCAGCACACTTAAGGCTGGCATGGAGAGTGGCTGGATAGATGTATATGAGAATGAGAACAAGAGAAGCGGAGCGTATTCATGGGGCGCTTACGGCACTCATCCGTATGTGCTTTTGAACTATGCCGACAATCTGGACAGTGTGTTTACGCTGGCTCATGAGATGGGACATGCGATGCATACATACTATTCAAATGAGCATCAGAGTATCACCTACGCAGGATACCTGATTTTTGTGGCAGAGGTTGCATCCACCTGCAATGAGTCGCTTCTAATGCACTATATGCTTGAGCATTGTGAGGATGAGAATGAGAGAAAATATCTCATGACACATTTTCTGGACGGCTTCAGGACGACACTTTTCAGGCAGGCGCAGTTTGCTGAGTTTGAGCATATAGCTCACCGGAAAATGCAAAAGGGCGAGCCGGTTACCAAGGATGTGCTAAATGAACTGTGGTATGAGCTGAATGTGCAGTACTACGGACCAGATATGCGCGTGGATGATGAGATATCATATGAGTGGATGCGCATACCGCATTTTTACACACCGTACTATGTATATCAGTACTCGACGGGCTATTCGGCAGCAGTTGCTTTTTCAAAAAAGATACTTGAGGAGGGAAAGCCTGCTGTGGATAAGTATATAGGAAATTTCCTGTGCGGTGGATGCTCGAAGAATCCAATCGAGCTGCTAAAGAGTGCCGGTGTCGATATGAGCACACCAAAGCCTGTGGATGATGCACTCAATGTATTTGAGGATTATCTGAAGCAGTTTGAGACAGCAACTAAGTAA
- the arcC gene encoding carbamate kinase encodes MKKKKIVIALGHDALGTTLPEQHEATKHTAKAVADFIRDDYEVVITHSNGPQVGMIHTAMSEFCRIYPEYTATPTAVCSAMSQGYIGYDLQNAIRTELLGRGIYKTVSTILTQVVVDPYDEAFYHPTKIIGRVMTEAEAEEEEKKGNHVTQVEGGYRRVVAAPKPVDIVEKDAIKALVDADQVVIACGGGGIPVLAQDNKLQGASAVIEKDLAAGKLADTLDADRLVILTSVDKVCLNYGKEDEKPLDTMTVDEAKKYLAAGEFDEGTMAPKIEAAIDFIGDSAIRSVLITKLNKEGKTVSGGMGTLITK; translated from the coding sequence ATGAAGAAGAAAAAAATAGTTATTGCACTCGGACATGATGCTCTTGGAACAACTCTTCCGGAGCAGCACGAGGCTACAAAGCATACAGCAAAGGCAGTTGCAGATTTTATTAGAGACGATTATGAGGTTGTTATCACACACAGCAACGGACCGCAGGTGGGCATGATTCACACCGCTATGTCTGAGTTTTGCAGGATTTATCCTGAGTATACAGCTACACCTACAGCAGTCTGCTCTGCAATGAGCCAGGGCTATATAGGATATGATTTACAGAATGCTATCCGTACAGAGCTTCTTGGCAGAGGAATTTACAAGACCGTTTCAACAATACTTACACAGGTGGTTGTTGACCCATATGATGAGGCTTTTTATCATCCGACAAAGATCATTGGCCGTGTTATGACAGAGGCTGAGGCTGAGGAAGAGGAGAAGAAGGGCAACCATGTGACACAGGTTGAGGGAGGCTACAGAAGAGTTGTGGCAGCTCCAAAGCCTGTTGATATAGTGGAAAAGGATGCTATTAAGGCTCTTGTTGATGCGGATCAGGTTGTTATCGCATGTGGTGGCGGCGGAATCCCTGTTTTAGCACAGGACAATAAGCTTCAGGGCGCAAGCGCTGTTATCGAGAAGGATCTTGCAGCCGGAAAGCTTGCAGATACTCTTGATGCTGACAGACTTGTTATACTTACAAGCGTTGACAAGGTCTGCCTGAACTATGGCAAGGAGGATGAGAAGCCGCTTGATACCATGACTGTCGATGAGGCAAAGAAGTACCTTGCAGCAGGCGAGTTTGATGAAGGTACCATGGCTCCAAAGATTGAGGCGGCTATCGACTTTATCGGTGACTCTGCCATCCGTTCAGTGCTTATCACAAAGCTCAATAAAGAGGGCAAGACAGTTTCAGGTGGTATGGGCACTTTAATTACAAAGTAG
- a CDS encoding BCCT family transporter → MKEKKIDWIITLVPLAIIVALCILFFALPEQSNAILSQVRFFFGDTFGIYYLIIGLGIFLISIFIAGSKYGDIVLGEPDEKPKYSFFSWGCMMFTCGLAADILFYSFSEWIMYATNPHIKELGSIQEWAGVFPLFHWSFIPWAFYLVLAVAFGFMLHVRKRNRQKYSEACRPVLGKHTDGFAGRIIDLLAVFALLAGTATTFSVATPLMATIIGDVFHISLSRTAINIIILIITCIVYTYSLLHGFKGISILAKVCIYFFFGLLAIVLLFGGETRYILETGLSSLGTMVQNFIGLSTYTDPLRKTNFPQDWTIYYWAYWMVWCVAAPFFIGNISRGRTIRQTILGGYGFGVGSTLISFIILGNYSMGKQMSGAADFIAQYNKSGDLYELIVTILKTLPCAPLIMIIVLVTMIAFYATSFDSIALTVSCYSYRKLGEDEQPHKLIQLMWCILLILLPIALLFAESSMSNLQSVSIVAAFPIGIVIVLITISFMKDAKKYMGELKNKQK, encoded by the coding sequence ATGAAAGAGAAAAAAATTGATTGGATTATTACACTTGTGCCATTAGCAATAATTGTGGCATTGTGTATTCTATTTTTTGCATTACCTGAGCAGTCAAATGCCATACTCAGTCAGGTAAGATTTTTCTTTGGAGATACGTTTGGCATTTATTACCTGATTATAGGTTTAGGAATATTTTTGATATCTATATTTATAGCTGGTTCGAAGTATGGAGATATTGTTCTTGGAGAGCCGGATGAAAAACCAAAGTACTCATTCTTTTCATGGGGATGTATGATGTTCACATGTGGTCTGGCAGCAGATATTTTATTCTACTCATTTTCTGAGTGGATTATGTATGCAACAAATCCACACATTAAGGAGCTTGGAAGTATACAGGAATGGGCCGGTGTATTTCCTCTGTTTCACTGGAGCTTTATTCCGTGGGCATTTTATCTTGTTTTAGCAGTTGCATTTGGTTTTATGCTTCATGTAAGGAAAAGAAACCGTCAGAAATATTCGGAAGCATGCAGACCTGTTCTTGGAAAACACACAGATGGTTTTGCAGGACGTATTATAGACCTGTTAGCTGTATTTGCACTTTTAGCAGGAACAGCAACCACATTTAGTGTTGCAACACCTCTTATGGCAACAATTATTGGAGATGTGTTCCATATATCGCTTAGCAGAACAGCAATCAATATCATTATCCTTATAATTACATGTATAGTTTATACATATTCATTATTACATGGATTTAAGGGAATAAGCATTTTGGCAAAAGTCTGTATCTATTTCTTCTTTGGACTGCTTGCTATTGTACTGCTGTTTGGCGGTGAAACAAGATATATTCTTGAGACCGGATTGTCATCTCTTGGCACTATGGTGCAGAATTTTATAGGATTATCTACGTATACCGATCCATTACGTAAAACCAACTTCCCACAGGACTGGACTATATATTACTGGGCTTACTGGATGGTATGGTGTGTAGCAGCTCCTTTCTTTATTGGAAATATATCAAGAGGCAGAACTATCAGACAGACAATTCTTGGAGGATATGGATTTGGTGTTGGCTCTACGCTCATCAGCTTTATCATCTTAGGTAACTATTCAATGGGAAAACAGATGTCAGGAGCAGCAGATTTTATTGCGCAGTACAACAAGAGTGGCGATTTATATGAGTTGATAGTTACTATTCTTAAGACATTGCCATGTGCACCTTTGATAATGATAATAGTTTTAGTGACAATGATTGCTTTTTATGCTACATCATTTGATTCTATTGCTTTAACTGTATCATGTTACAGCTATAGGAAATTAGGTGAGGATGAGCAGCCGCACAAACTCATTCAGCTGATGTGGTGCATACTGCTTATACTTTTACCAATTGCTCTGTTATTTGCTGAGAGCTCTATGAGTAACTTGCAGTCTGTAAGTATAGTTGCTGCATTTCCGATAGGCATAGTTATTGTTTTGATAACAATCAGCTTTATGAAGGATGCGAAGAAATATATGGGTGAATTAAAGAATAAACAGAAATAA